Proteins encoded by one window of Chanos chanos chromosome 7, fChaCha1.1, whole genome shotgun sequence:
- the c1qa gene encoding complement C1q subcomponent subunit A codes for MFSLLCRWALVWLAVTFTCSQCEDCRVQDGKPGQPGVAGRDGLPGQKGEKGDPALQDPTVVFVKGDRGDLGNPGPIGPKGHPGIVGVSGLPGAPGPKGASGDGSNLSAQKMPAFSVVRTTAGHPRHDRPIGFDRAITDMTGDFNLGSGEFSCKVPGVYYFVFHAMSEGNLCLRLRSSSGTRLSFCDFNTKKRTQVLSGGAVLTLVKNSKVWIEAFKHQNADANFMTQTFETSLVFSGFLIYSSN; via the exons ATGTTTTCCCTGCTGTGTCGCTGGGCTCTGGTGTGGCTGGCTGTGACCTTCACCTGTAGCCAATGTGAGGACTGTCGTGTCCAGGATGGGAAACCAGGGCAGCCAGGTGTCGCTGGGCGGGACGGCTTGCCCGGACAGAAAGGTGAAAAGGGGGATCCAG CTTTGCAGGATCCAACTGTGGTGTTTGTCAAAGGCGATCGGGGAGACTTAGGGAACCCAGGACCTATTGGCCCAAAAGGGCATCCGGGAATCGTCGGTGTTTCAGGACTTCCAGGTGCTCCAGGTCCCAAGGGTGCCTCTGGAGATGGCTCAAACCTCTCCGCTCAAAAAATGCCAGCTTTTTCTGTGGTGCGGACCACAGCGGGGCACCCCAGGCACGATCGGCCTATAGGATTTGACCGCGCAATCACTGATATGACTGGTGATTTTAACCTTGGTAGTGGCGAGTTCAGCTGTAAAGTGCCTggtgtgtattattttgtcttCCATGCCATGTCTGAGGGGAATCTGTGCCTGAGACTGAGgagcagcagtggtaccaggCTGAGTTTTTGTGACTTCAACACGAAGAAACGCACTCAGGTCCTGTCTGGAGGAGCGGTGCTAACGCTAGTCAAAAATAGCAAGGTGTGGATAGAGGCTTTCAAACATCAAAACGCCGACGCTAACTTCATGACGCAGACCTTTGAAACATCTCTGGTGTTCAGCGGATTCCTGATCTATTCAAGTAATTAA
- the c1qc gene encoding complement C1q subcomponent subunit C, translating to MSAGSPALRALLAVLLATLVATETCPSAGTPGMPGIPGQPGRDGRDGMKGEKGESGNPLRFGEAVIKGQKGDKGKAGPPGKVGVSGDHGPRGPPGPVGPPGDRGESGGILPELQSAFSVSRITSNRPEANKPVRFTSVITNVNQHYDVSTGKFVCAVSGTYYFVYHTSSYGASLCVDLLRDRTKIASFCDHLYSTQQASSGGLAVYVRKGQSVWLETTANNGMYATGDKADSVFSGFLLYAH from the exons ATGTCTGCAGGCTCACCTGCTCTCAGAGCACTGTTAGCAGTGTTGCTCGCGACCCTGGTTGCCACGGAAACGTGCCCCTCTGCAGGGACCCCTGGGATGCCAGGAATACCTGGCCAACCTGGACGGGATGGCAGGGACGGGATGAAGGGGGAGAAAGGAGAGTCAG GGAATCCCCTCAGGTTCGGTGAGGCCGTCATAAAAGGGCAGAAAGGGGACAAGGGAAAGGCAGGCCCGCCCGGGAAGGTGGGAGTGAGCGGCGACCACGGGCCCAGGGGACCGCCCGGTCCCGTCGGCCCCCCGGGGGACAGGGGAGAGTCGGGCGGCATCCTGCCCGAGCTGCAGTCCGCATTCAGCGTCTCCCGGATCACCTCGAACAGACCCGAAGCGAACAAACCCGTCCGCTTCACCAGCGTCATCACCAACGTGAACCAGCACTACGACGTGAGCACGGGGAAATTCGTCTGCGCCGTGTCCGGCACCTACTACTTCGTGTACCACACCTCTTCTTACGGGGCGTCGCTCTGCGTGGACCTGCTGCGGGACAGAACTAAAATCGCCAGTTTCTGTGATCATCTCTACAGCACTCAGCAGGCAAGCTCCGGCGGGCTGGCCGTGTACGTGCGTAAGGGGCAGTCAGTGTGGCTGGAGACGACCGCTAACAATGGCATGTACGCCACGGGAGACAAAGCCGACAGTGTGTTCTCTGGATTCCTCCTTTACGCTCACTGA